Proteins encoded by one window of Acidobacteriota bacterium:
- a CDS encoding Fur family transcriptional regulator, with protein sequence MHHSRKISQAKKREKKLENKMSEKSLEWFSKTCREKGLSATHQRLAIFLELARSVDHPTADSLHARIRKIYPTISLATVYRTLETLEKSGIIQRVSTADSLLRYDADSSQHNHFYCVSCHRVDDVPDSVINGFHLKEKSMRDCIITDYSVIFRGLCQECSRRKRPRREA encoded by the coding sequence TTGCATCACAGCAGAAAGATCAGCCAGGCTAAAAAGAGGGAGAAGAAACTGGAAAATAAGATGAGCGAGAAGAGCCTGGAATGGTTCAGCAAGACTTGCAGGGAAAAGGGCTTGAGCGCTACCCATCAGAGACTCGCCATCTTCCTCGAACTGGCAAGGAGTGTGGACCACCCGACTGCCGATTCTCTTCACGCCAGGATCAGAAAAATCTATCCGACGATCTCTCTTGCCACGGTGTACAGGACACTCGAGACCCTTGAGAAGAGCGGCATCATCCAGCGGGTCAGCACTGCTGATTCCCTGCTCAGATACGACGCGGATAGCAGTCAACACAACCATTTTTATTGCGTATCCTGCCATCGGGTTGATGACGTACCTGATAGCGTGATCAACGGTTTTCACTTAAAAGAAAAGTCCATGAGAGATTGCATTATCACGGACTACAGCGTTATCTTCAGAGGCTTATGTCAGGAATGCTCCAGAAGAAAGAGACCACGAAGAGAGGCCTGA
- the rd gene encoding rubredoxin translates to MEKWKCTVCGYIYDPAEGDDEGGIPPGTPFEELPDDWICPECGVGKDMFEKMEG, encoded by the coding sequence ATGGAAAAATGGAAATGTACAGTCTGTGGTTATATCTATGATCCAGCAGAGGGCGATGATGAGGGAGGAATCCCTCCCGGCACTCCATTTGAGGAACTCCCTGATGACTGGATTTGCCCGGAATGCGGCGTCGGGAAGGACATGTTCGAGAAAATGGAGGGATGA
- a CDS encoding rubrerythrin family protein: MRKMTEQNLRAAFAGESQAHMKYLIFAGKAEKEGNRNVGRLFRAIAFAEQVHATNHLKALGEVGSTTENLQTAINGETYEVDEMYPVFYETAKFQEEKLAQRSTNWALEAEKIHAAMYSRAKQSLEEGKDLSPVSIYICDVCGYTVEGTAPDKCPLCNASMDRFVKF; this comes from the coding sequence ATGAGGAAAATGACTGAACAGAATTTAAGGGCTGCTTTTGCGGGCGAGAGCCAGGCGCACATGAAGTATCTCATCTTTGCCGGGAAGGCAGAGAAGGAAGGGAACAGAAACGTGGGCCGCCTCTTTCGTGCCATAGCCTTTGCGGAACAGGTACACGCCACGAACCATCTCAAGGCTCTCGGAGAAGTCGGCTCCACGACAGAGAACCTTCAGACCGCCATCAACGGAGAGACCTACGAGGTTGATGAGATGTACCCTGTCTTTTACGAAACGGCAAAGTTCCAGGAGGAGAAGCTCGCCCAGAGAAGCACGAATTGGGCGCTTGAGGCGGAGAAGATCCATGCTGCCATGTATTCCAGAGCCAAACAATCCTTGGAAGAGGGAAAGGACTTAAGTCCTGTAAGCATCTATATTTGCGACGTTTGCGGGTATACAGTCGAAGGAACCGCGCCTGACAAATGCCCCCTTTGCAATGCCTCCATGGATCGATTCGTAAAATTTTAG
- a CDS encoding ferritin-like domain-containing protein has product MSRQKIIEALQKDLSDEMAAIIQYMQHHYVAEGMESPSIIEIFKKTSIDEMKHAEMLAERIVYLGGEPTTTLSRVKKGGNLKKMIKDDLDSENDAIKQYKEHIKLCGDLGDSVTRLMLEKILTDEEGHADTWETILGIKK; this is encoded by the coding sequence ATGAGCAGACAAAAGATCATAGAGGCTTTGCAGAAAGACCTGAGTGATGAGATGGCCGCTATCATCCAGTACATGCAGCACCACTATGTCGCCGAGGGAATGGAGAGTCCATCCATCATCGAGATCTTCAAGAAGACCTCAATTGATGAGATGAAGCATGCTGAGATGCTGGCGGAACGGATCGTCTATCTCGGCGGAGAGCCAACCACAACGCTGTCGAGGGTTAAGAAGGGGGGCAATCTCAAGAAGATGATCAAGGATGACCTCGATAGCGAGAACGATGCCATCAAACAGTACAAGGAGCACATCAAGCTCTGCGGCGACCTCGGAGATTCTGTGACCAGGCTGATGCTTGAGAAGATCCTCACAGATGAAGAGGGGCATGCCGACACCTGGGAGACCATCCTCGGCATCAAAAAATAA